From the Lysobacter soyae genome, the window CCTTGTGCGCCCATCTTGTTGATTTGTTCCTGCATGACCGGGGCTTTCATCCGGCCCCAAACGTCGGGCTTGATTTCAACGACTTGAAACGTCCAGCGTGTGCTCATTGTGAATCCTCCTGGTTGACGGGTCGCACGTCCGGCTTGGGCAGGCGACCGTTTTTACGCAAGGCATCACGCAACAGATACTCGATCTGCGCGTTCAGACTGCGGATTTCATCATCCGCCCAGCGCTGCGTCGCCGCCATGATTTCGGCATTGATG encodes:
- a CDS encoding Arc family DNA binding domain-containing protein, which codes for MSEKKAFPLRINAEIMAATQRWADDEIRSLNAQIEYLLRDALRKNGRLPKPDVRPVNQEDSQ
- a CDS encoding DUF4177 domain-containing protein, with translation MSTRWTFQVVEIKPDVWGRMKAPVMQEQINKMGAQGWELVNVVSHGLAAPMYAFFKREA